The following coding sequences lie in one Palaemon carinicauda isolate YSFRI2023 chromosome 7, ASM3689809v2, whole genome shotgun sequence genomic window:
- the LOC137644342 gene encoding uncharacterized protein yields MVNYYRLFIPDIAGISAPMSDALKGKPKSLSWNAEQQSALRKTKATLTKAITLAFVTPGVPLQLTTDASNTACGAAIEQLVNGALQPIAYFSKKLYCADQRYSTFDRGKKNPVANVLSKIEINGVHLGIDYEDLAYEQQLYQETPAYRTAITALKWEDVPLGSSNTALLCDVSTGRPRPLVPSFQRKAIFNVVHSLSHPSNRTTARIISSKFIWNGMRKDIIRCARSSINGQTSIISRHTASGIRNFKQPMRRFGHVHINVVGPFPNSGRDRFLLTVIDRSTRWIEATPWQDSSTPSCVNTLLSSWISRLGVSDDVTTDRGTAFLSDI; encoded by the exons ATGGTTAATTATTACAGGCTTTTTATCCCGGACATTGCAGGCATCTCAGCACCAATGTCCGATGCCCTGAAGGGTAAACCGAAATCGTTGTCCTGGAACGCAGAGCAGCAGTCAGCATTAAGAAAGACAAAGGCCACCCTCACCAAAGCTATAACCTTGGCCTTCGTCACCCCAGGAGTACCCCTGCAGCTGACCACCGACGCCAGCAACACAGCCTGTGGAGCCGCCATAGAACAATTGGTCAACGGCGCCCTGCAGCCTATCGCCTACTTCAGCAAAAAACTTTACTGCGCCGACCAAAGGTACAGTACTTTCGACCGAG GGAAGAAAAACCCAGTGGCCAACGTCCTCTCCAAGATAGAAATAAACGGCGTCCACCTTGGCATTGACTACGAGGACCTGGCATATGAGCAACAACTCTACCAAGAAACACCAGCCTACAGGACAGCCATCACAGCTTTAAAATGGGAAGATGTCCCGTTAGGGTCATCTAACACGGccctcctctgcgacgtcagtactggCCGTCCCAGGCCCCTGGTACCCTCCTTTCAAAGAAAAGCCATCTTCAATGTAGTACACTCACTCTCCCATCCCTCGAACAGAACAACGGCAAGAATCATATCCAGCAAATTCATATGGAACGGGATGAGGAAGGACATCATCCGGTGCGCCCGCAGCTCCATCAACGGCCAAACAAGCATAATTTCCCGACACACAGCATCAGGAATCAGGAACTTCAAGCAACCCATGAGACGTTTCGGCCACGTGCACATCAATGTCGTTGGTCCCTTTCCCAATTCCGGAAGGGACCGCTTCCTGTTGACAGTCATTGACAGGTCCACCCGGTGGATTGAAGCAACCCCCTGGCAAGATTCATCAACACCCTCCTGTGTCAACACCCTCCTTTCAAGTTGGATCAGCAGGTTGGGCGTTTCAGACGATGTTACAACCGACAGGGGGACGGCCTTCCTGTCAGATATCTAG